A section of the Acanthochromis polyacanthus isolate Apoly-LR-REF ecotype Palm Island chromosome 13, KAUST_Apoly_ChrSc, whole genome shotgun sequence genome encodes:
- the LOC110955964 gene encoding extracellular calcium-sensing receptor-like, translating into MVVEPSLSFTSTPPPTQCTRFNFRTFRWMQTMIFAIEEINRDGKLLPNITLGYKIYDSCSTPHQALKAAVELMGSEKGSGIEGKLQSKSTCNETVPVVIGDGGSTQSLVVARFLGVFHVPQVSYFSSCACFSDKKEFPAFLRTMPSDFFQVDALIQLVKHFGWTWVGVIAGDDAYGRGGANIFADEVRKLGACVALHEIIPKNRAQTAISSVVSNIRSSRARVILVFAVEQDAAALFDEALRAGLTGIQWLASEAWSTAAVLSTPRKYHHILQGSMGFAIRRAHIPGLQDFLLQLNPSSPDAHENPFLVPFWEEVFQCSLGVRAKGQQNNAEDKPPCSGTEELENITNIYSDVSQLRISYNVYKAVYAIAHALKAMRSCVKGKGPLSQQACPDVDNIEPWQLLHYIKQVAHVNSFGDEIKFDENGDPAAMYDLVNWQLSPNGEMEFVTIGKFDETTTTESQKLQIQEHNILWNGNQTKVLLSVCSNICPPGTRKAIRPNFPVCCHDCVVCTAGEISNQTDAIECVRCLPEFWSDPERTVCIPKQLEFLSFSDAIGITVTAISLIGSLITCVVAFIFSCHRTTPIVRANNSELSFLLLFSLTLCFLCSLTFVGLPSEWSCMLRHTAFGITFVLCISCILGKTIVVLIAFKATLPGSNVMKWFGPVQQKAIISFCTLVQVIICTVWLIVSPPTPRKLMPRESAIVILLCDEGSHIAFALVLGYIGLLACLCLLLAFLARKLPDNFNEARLITFSMLIFCAVWVAFIPAYISSPGKYATVTEVFAILASSYGLLGCIFAPKCYIILLKPEKNTRKYLMSKATTDKF; encoded by the exons ATGGTGGTGGAGCCCAGTCTGTCTTTCACCTCGACGCCTCCTCCGACACAATGCACCAG ATTTAATTTCAGAACGTTCCGTTGGATGCAAACTATGATTTTTGCCATCGAGGAGATCAACAGAGATGGCAAACTGCTTCCCAACATCACACTGGGGTATAAGATCTATGATTCATGCAGTACACCCCATCAGGCTCTGAAGGCTGCTGTGGAGTTAATGGGAAGTGAGAAAGGTTCTGGGATTGAGGGGAAGTTGCAGAGCAAAAGCACCTGTAATGAGACTGTACCAGTGGTGATTGGAGACGGAGGCTCTACTCAGTCTCTTGTAGTAGCTCGTTTCCTGGGAGTCTTCCATGTGCCACAG GTCAGCTATTTCTCCAGCTGTGCCTGTTTCAGTGACAAAAAGGAGTTTCCTGCCTTTTTAAGGACCATGCCCAGTGACTTCTTCCAG GTAGATGCACTGATACAACTTGTCAAGCATTTTGGCTGGACGTGGGTGGGTGTGATTGCAGGAGATGATGCATATGGTCGTGGTGGGGCGAACATCTTTGCAGATGAG GTTAGAAAATTAGGTGCTTGTGTTGCCCTGCATGAGATCATCCCTAAGAACCGAGCACAAACTGCCATTTCATCTGTCGTCTCTAACATCCGCTCTTCACGGGCTCGAGTGATTCTTGTGTTTGCGGTAGAACAAGATGCAGCAGCGTTGTTTGATGAAGCACTCAG AGCGGGTCTCACTGGGATACAGTGGCTGGCCAGTGAGGCTTGGAGCACAGCTGCTGTCCTTTCCACCCCCAGAAAATACCACCACATCCTCCAGGGTTCTATGGGATTTGCCATCCGGCGAGCACACATCCCTGGATTGCAagactttctgcttcagttGAATCCATCAAGCCCAGATGCTCATGAGAATCCCTTCCTGGTGCCCTTTTGGGAAGAGGTGTTTCAGTGCAGCCTGGGTGTGCGGGCTAAAGGTCAGCAAAATAATGCTGAAGATAAACCTCCATGCTCAGGAACagaggagctggagaacatAACAAATATCTATTCAGATGTCTCACAGCTAAGGATTTCCTACAATGTCTACAAAGCCGTGTATGCCATTGCACATGCACTCAAAGCTATGAGAAGCTGTGTAAAAGGAAAAGGACCCCTTTCTCAGCAGGCTTGTCCAGATGTAGACAATATAGAGCCATGGCAG CTTCTTCATTACATAAAACAGGTGGCACATGTGAACTCATTTGGTGATGAAATCAAGTTTGATGAGAACGGTGACCCTGCAGCCATGTATGACCTGGTTAACTGGCAGCTGAGCCCAAATGGAGAAATGGAGTTTGTCACTATTGGCAAATTTGATGAGACAACCACAACCGAAAGCCAAAAACTTCAGATCCAGGAACATAATATTCTTTGGAACGGCAATCAAACCAAA GTTCTCTTGTCAGTATGTAGCAACATTTGTCCCCCAGGTACCCGGAAGGCAATCAGACCTAACTTCCCTGTCTGCTGCCATGATTGTGTGGTTTGTACAGCTGGGGAGATTAGCAATCAGACTG ATGCCATAGAGTGTGTGCGCTGCCTGCCAGAGTTCTGGTCCGACCCTGAGAGGACTGTGTGCATCCCCAAACAGCTGGAGTTCCTCTCCTTTAGTGACGCCATTGGCATTACTGTGACGGCTATTTCCCTCATTGGCTCCCTCATCACCTGCGTTGTGGCCTTCATATTCTCCTGTCACAGAACCACCCCCATTGTCAGGGCCAACAACTCAGAGCTGAGCTTCTTGCTGCTCTTCTCCTTGACTCTGTGTTTCCTGTGCTCTCTGACCTTTGTCGGTCTGCCCTCTGAGTGGTCCTGCATGCTGCGACACACAGCATTCGGCATCACCTTTGTCCTCTGCATCTCTTGCATTCTGGGGAAAACAATAGTGGTGCTAATTGCCTTCAAGGCGACACTTCCAGGCAGTAATGTCATGAAATGGTTTGGTCCTGTGCAACAAAAGGCAATAATTTCTTTTTGTACACTTGTGCag GTCATCATTTGTACAGTGTGGTTGATTGTATCTCCTCCAACTCCGCGCAAACTGATGCCACGTGAGAGCGCTATTGTGATTCTCTTGTGTGACGAAGGTTCACATATAGCATTTGCTCTGGTCCTGGGTTACATTGGCCTGCTGGCCTGCCTCTGTCTTCTCCTGGCCTTCCTGGCGAGAAAACTTCCGGACAACTTCAACGAGGCCAGACTTATCACCTTCAGTATGCTCATTTTTTGTGCTGTGTGGGTTGCATTCATTCCCGCCTACATAAGCTCTCCAGGGAAGTACGCCACAGTTACAGAGGTGTTTGCTATTTTGGCCTCCAGCTATGGACTGCTGGGATGCATTTTTGCTCCAAAGTGCTACATAATCCTACTGAAGCCAGAGAAGAACACTAGGAAATACCTGATGTCCAAAGCTACTACTGACAAATTTTAG